In the genome of Nitrospira japonica, one region contains:
- a CDS encoding formylglycine-generating enzyme family protein — protein MAAIVVTVCTGAPWLVMAELPATPQELDPVPMISIPAGQFLMGNPEGTGRADEWPQRSVYLDAFAIDQVEVTNERYRAFVVATGHRDPPNPYGTGPLTSIQGIGELPVVQTTWYDAKAYCGWAKKRLPTEAEWEKAARGTDGRRFPWGDEPPTSKRANFDREWADERTLHPVGSLPEGDSPYGVKDLAGNAREWVSDWYDPDYYRHAPTKNPQGPDKKGVVRAIRGGSWHSPLADITTSARGRGGFALQTHGTGFRCVRSLEGDALKR, from the coding sequence ATGGCGGCGATCGTCGTCACGGTCTGCACCGGTGCGCCGTGGCTGGTGATGGCGGAGTTGCCGGCAACTCCGCAAGAGCTTGATCCGGTCCCCATGATCTCGATTCCAGCCGGACAATTTCTGATGGGTAACCCGGAGGGGACAGGACGGGCCGATGAGTGGCCGCAGCGATCCGTGTACCTCGACGCCTTCGCGATCGATCAAGTCGAGGTGACGAATGAACGATATAGAGCATTCGTCGTGGCGACGGGCCACCGAGATCCGCCGAATCCCTACGGTACAGGCCCATTAACGTCCATCCAGGGAATCGGGGAACTGCCCGTTGTGCAGACAACCTGGTACGACGCCAAGGCCTATTGTGGTTGGGCAAAGAAACGGCTGCCGACTGAGGCGGAATGGGAGAAGGCTGCTCGTGGGACCGACGGCCGCCGGTTTCCCTGGGGCGATGAACCTCCGACTTCAAAACGCGCGAACTTCGACCGGGAGTGGGCTGATGAAAGAACGTTACATCCGGTCGGGTCACTTCCTGAGGGAGATTCGCCCTACGGGGTGAAGGATCTGGCCGGCAACGCCAGGGAATGGGTCTCCGATTGGTACGACCCGGACTACTATCGGCATGCTCCGACTAAGAATCCTCAGGGTCCTGACAAGAAGGGAGTGGTCCGGGCGATTCGTGGCGGGTCCTGGCACAGCCCGTTGGCCGACATTACAACCTCGGCGCGCGGGCGGGGCGGGTTCGCGCTGCAGACGCATGGCACCGGTTTTCGCTGTGTCCGTAGTCTCGAAGGAGACGCGCTGAAAAGGTAA
- a CDS encoding PDZ domain-containing protein yields MRINPISGATGVTMSLLLTAAVWAADQPMSQAPYAHGDEAKLPGGVIGVSLQVGAERIGDPAVLYVGMVHPEGPAQQAGLRHGDEIVSVDGTAVSGKTYEQVVRMIRGDAGTIVKLGVKGEDGAREITISRVAGDKLPKGPSGSHGDPAR; encoded by the coding sequence ATGAGGATCAACCCTATCTCCGGTGCGACAGGTGTAACGATGAGTCTTTTGTTGACCGCCGCAGTCTGGGCTGCCGACCAGCCCATGAGCCAAGCTCCCTATGCCCATGGAGATGAGGCGAAGCTACCGGGCGGCGTGATCGGCGTGTCTCTGCAGGTCGGAGCCGAGCGTATCGGTGATCCGGCCGTCCTCTATGTCGGGATGGTCCATCCGGAGGGACCGGCTCAGCAAGCGGGACTGAGACATGGCGATGAAATCGTGAGTGTAGACGGAACTGCGGTCTCGGGAAAGACGTACGAACAGGTGGTCAGAATGATTCGGGGAGACGCAGGTACGATCGTGAAGCTGGGAGTCAAGGGTGAGGACGGAGCCCGCGAGATTACCATCTCGCGGGTGGCGGGGGACAAGCTTCCGAAGGGTCCGTCGGGATCCCACGGCGATCCGGCCAGATAG
- a CDS encoding LolA-related protein, producing MNSRIEQRIRICLLVLSLGLGGAAEADVDAPQPLDVPRLMELMAQVESRQDRFTETKTLTVLTEPMVLTGTLSYTRPDRIEKHVLTPYEEHLVVQGDQLTLTNKDGTKRVRVKSHPLIWSFVEAIRASLAGDAATLQRFYDVRIDGSRQGWTLTLRPFDEKAAARLTSIALHGKDSRLTSVEIIETGGDQSVMTIHEPAS from the coding sequence ATGAACTCTCGGATCGAACAACGGATTCGGATATGCCTGCTCGTCCTTAGTCTTGGGCTCGGCGGCGCGGCTGAGGCCGATGTCGATGCTCCGCAGCCATTGGACGTTCCGCGGCTCATGGAGCTCATGGCCCAAGTCGAATCCCGGCAGGATCGCTTTACCGAAACGAAAACCCTGACCGTACTGACGGAGCCGATGGTTCTCACCGGCACGCTGTCCTACACCCGCCCGGACCGGATTGAGAAACACGTGCTCACGCCCTACGAAGAACATCTTGTCGTCCAGGGCGACCAATTGACCTTGACGAACAAGGACGGGACGAAGCGGGTGCGAGTCAAGAGCCATCCGTTGATATGGTCGTTTGTGGAAGCCATCCGCGCCAGCCTGGCCGGCGACGCGGCCACCTTGCAGCGGTTTTATGATGTGAGGATTGACGGCTCTCGACAGGGATGGACGTTGACGTTGCGGCCGTTCGATGAGAAAGCGGCTGCCCGTTTGACCTCCATCGCCCTGCATGGAAAGGACAGTCGCTTGACGTCCGTCGAAATCATCGAGACAGGCGGAGACCAATCGGTCATGACGATTCATGAGCCCGCGTCGTGA
- a CDS encoding AMP-binding protein translates to MTVADTGVVGGKRATRFKAVPEYYPLLAHAGLDDCVARRDRETYSVRHFLASVRGLTSYVPAKRHAINLCKDRYHFLIGFAAALMSRHISLLPTCRAPRVFTQLKERYPDAYILTDNEDVPQDIPAYRVDHVVPTFDRMDEEIPIISSDQIAAVVFTSGSSGLPRAHAKTWGAMVMGAEALKNQFGPSDASSAMVMGTVPPQHMFGLETTIMLPLQCGWSVHAGHPVLPADIVGALSHIDQPVWLMTTPIHLRAYVRQQIDLPGLKEIVSATMPLTRSLARKAENLWHAPVREMYGCTEAGVIGTRRTTASQTWSLCSGLRLWQEGDATWVSQGHVGPPLRLVDRITIQEPTQFTLHGPSHDLVKIAGKRASLAALNAILARVDGVVDGVFYRSPTAAVADVRLTAFVVAPGVRASAIQAELRKCIDPVFLPRPLHLVESLPRNSTGKLPQDALVTFATEMALRSRRRRG, encoded by the coding sequence ATGACCGTAGCGGATACCGGCGTGGTCGGCGGAAAACGGGCCACGCGTTTCAAAGCCGTTCCCGAATACTATCCGTTGCTTGCCCATGCCGGTCTCGACGATTGTGTCGCACGGCGAGACCGCGAGACCTATTCGGTTCGGCACTTCCTGGCTTCGGTCCGGGGCCTCACCTCGTATGTGCCGGCGAAGCGGCATGCCATTAATCTTTGCAAAGACCGGTATCATTTTCTCATCGGATTTGCCGCCGCATTGATGTCCCGGCACATCAGCTTGCTTCCGACCTGCCGGGCTCCCCGCGTGTTCACCCAGCTCAAAGAGCGGTATCCGGACGCCTACATCCTCACGGATAACGAGGATGTTCCCCAGGACATCCCCGCATACCGTGTGGACCACGTCGTCCCCACGTTCGATCGAATGGACGAAGAGATCCCGATCATATCGTCCGATCAAATCGCTGCCGTGGTCTTCACCTCGGGGAGCAGCGGACTGCCTCGGGCTCATGCGAAGACGTGGGGGGCGATGGTCATGGGAGCCGAGGCGCTCAAAAACCAATTCGGCCCGTCGGATGCCTCCTCGGCGATGGTGATGGGCACCGTGCCGCCACAACATATGTTTGGCCTGGAAACGACCATCATGCTGCCTTTGCAATGCGGCTGGAGTGTCCACGCCGGTCATCCGGTGTTGCCGGCCGATATCGTGGGGGCATTGAGCCACATCGATCAGCCGGTCTGGTTGATGACCACGCCTATCCATCTGCGGGCGTATGTACGACAGCAGATCGATCTGCCGGGGTTGAAGGAAATTGTGTCGGCCACCATGCCGCTTACCCGTTCTCTGGCGAGAAAAGCGGAAAATCTCTGGCACGCCCCGGTCCGCGAAATGTATGGATGCACGGAAGCCGGCGTCATCGGCACGCGACGAACCACTGCTTCCCAGACCTGGTCCCTCTGTTCCGGACTTCGGCTGTGGCAGGAAGGGGACGCGACCTGGGTGAGTCAGGGCCACGTGGGTCCGCCACTCAGGCTGGTCGATCGGATTACGATCCAGGAACCAACGCAGTTCACTTTGCACGGTCCAAGCCATGACCTGGTCAAGATTGCCGGAAAGCGCGCCTCGCTGGCGGCGCTGAATGCGATATTGGCTCGAGTCGACGGCGTCGTGGACGGGGTCTTCTATCGGTCGCCTACGGCCGCTGTCGCGGACGTACGGTTGACCGCTTTCGTTGTGGCGCCCGGTGTCAGGGCGTCGGCCATTCAGGCGGAATTACGGAAGTGCATCGACCCCGTGTTTCTTCCACGTCCGTTGCACCTCGTCGAATCACTACCCCGGAATTCAACCGGCAAACTCCCGCAAGACGCGCTCGTGACCTTTGCGACAGAGATGGCTCTTCGCTCCAGGCGGAGACGAGGGTGA
- a CDS encoding polysaccharide deacetylase family protein, producing the protein MTSGCHARFLVTFDDGPHPNTAAILMQLSHNPIQQNIKAMFFVQTRNPAGGNSSLGRSLLDRECAEGHVLGLHTGTAGHVSHTALSEHELDQSLRNGMDDIRVITRSETMFVRPPYWRFNPDTLTGYSRHGLHMLLSDVKAYDGIDWGLHVFRQWTFHLQLEGIRRRLLRRELPTVDGMIPIVVTFHDTNNYTAGHLSEYFDLLIAESDRVGLQLDSKPFYDCASDITLAALPRTVHPVEAIEAESQPAEVS; encoded by the coding sequence GTGACAAGCGGCTGCCATGCACGGTTCTTGGTGACGTTCGACGATGGACCGCATCCCAATACGGCCGCGATATTGATGCAGCTTTCCCATAATCCAATTCAGCAGAACATTAAGGCGATGTTCTTTGTCCAAACCAGAAATCCGGCCGGGGGAAACTCGTCGCTTGGCCGCTCACTCCTGGACCGTGAATGCGCGGAAGGACACGTATTGGGACTTCACACCGGGACAGCCGGCCATGTGAGCCACACGGCTCTGTCGGAACACGAATTGGATCAGTCCTTGCGGAATGGGATGGACGACATTCGCGTGATCACACGGAGTGAGACGATGTTCGTCCGACCTCCGTATTGGCGTTTCAATCCGGACACGCTGACCGGCTACAGCCGCCACGGGCTCCACATGCTCTTATCCGACGTGAAGGCCTACGACGGAATCGATTGGGGTCTGCATGTATTCCGGCAATGGACGTTTCATCTGCAGCTCGAGGGCATCCGCAGACGCCTTCTGCGTCGCGAGCTGCCGACCGTGGATGGGATGATCCCCATCGTCGTCACGTTCCACGATACCAATAACTATACCGCCGGTCATCTGAGCGAGTATTTCGATCTGCTCATCGCGGAGTCGGATCGGGTCGGACTTCAGCTGGACAGCAAGCCGTTTTACGACTGCGCGTCGGATATCACCCTGGCCGCCCTGCCTCGCACCGTCCATCCGGTCGAGGCCATCGAGGCCGAATCGCAGCCTGCGGAGGTTTCATAG
- a CDS encoding phosphopantetheine-binding protein gives MPTQVKQESACDAISESDLARLIVDTLHLELDVKDVDPAAPLFGDGLGLDSIDMLEIVLSISKKYGVALRSEDRPAFTSIRALTAHINRQRPK, from the coding sequence ATGCCTACTCAGGTCAAACAGGAATCTGCATGCGATGCAATTTCCGAAAGCGATCTCGCACGTTTGATCGTCGACACGTTGCATTTGGAACTGGACGTCAAGGACGTCGATCCGGCGGCGCCGTTATTCGGAGACGGGCTTGGATTGGATTCGATCGATATGCTGGAAATCGTCCTGTCCATTTCGAAGAAGTATGGAGTGGCCTTGCGTTCGGAAGATCGGCCCGCCTTTACGTCGATCCGGGCGCTGACCGCACACATCAATCGGCAAAGGCCCAAATGA
- a CDS encoding MerR family transcriptional regulator, with amino-acid sequence MNVHRIHRVAKLTGLSKDVVRVWERRYGLVKPSRSANRYREYTDEEVALLRFLKEELDRGQTIGTLAAEGRSSLLQRMRSSSPPTALELKPHEHLLDELALLLDPLDKTRFEQKINGAIAVIPFEEAVQRILLPLQRRVGELWHEGTLNVAVEHYVTKIIQQKFFSVINQLPVNDAGPRVVIACPEGEFHEIGAQAVAYLAAIRGCQVYYLGPNLPAADLLAFCTRVKPALILLSLTEEMSEATAKRLAEDLDTLGAQWSVGIGGRGSHAIQPLLRDTKIELLDDPLLLRNRLSALVAAKTMASRI; translated from the coding sequence ATGAACGTTCATAGAATTCATAGAGTTGCCAAGCTGACTGGGCTGTCTAAGGATGTCGTGCGGGTCTGGGAAAGGCGGTATGGCCTTGTCAAACCTTCGCGGAGTGCCAATCGCTATCGCGAATATACGGACGAAGAGGTGGCGTTGCTTCGATTCCTGAAGGAGGAGTTGGATCGCGGCCAGACGATCGGCACACTGGCGGCGGAAGGACGGAGCAGTCTACTGCAGCGCATGAGAAGCAGTTCGCCGCCGACCGCGCTGGAGCTGAAGCCGCACGAGCACCTGCTGGATGAACTCGCATTGCTACTTGATCCGTTGGACAAAACCCGCTTTGAACAGAAAATTAACGGTGCCATTGCGGTCATTCCGTTCGAAGAAGCCGTTCAGCGAATCCTGCTTCCGCTCCAACGGCGCGTCGGCGAGTTATGGCACGAAGGCACGCTCAACGTCGCGGTTGAACACTATGTCACAAAGATCATCCAGCAAAAGTTCTTTTCCGTCATCAACCAACTGCCGGTCAATGACGCAGGTCCCCGGGTCGTCATCGCCTGTCCCGAAGGCGAATTCCATGAAATCGGCGCGCAAGCCGTCGCCTATCTCGCCGCTATCCGCGGATGCCAGGTGTACTACCTAGGCCCAAACCTTCCCGCCGCTGACCTGCTGGCCTTCTGCACCCGCGTCAAACCGGCTCTTATCCTCTTGTCCCTCACGGAAGAGATGTCCGAAGCAACGGCGAAACGCCTCGCGGAAGATCTGGATACGCTCGGCGCGCAGTGGTCTGTTGGGATCGGCGGTCGGGGATCCCACGCGATCCAACCGCTCTTGCGCGACACGAAGATCGAACTGCTGGATGATCCTCTCCTCCTCCGCAATCGTCTGTCCGCACTCGTGGCCGCCAAAACCATGGCGTCACGCATTTAG
- a CDS encoding LpxL/LpxP family acyltransferase, with protein sequence MSEEWLGRPERGSLVLLRLLTWFSLRIGRPLSRLLLYPICLYFVVFSRGTSLISRRYLERVLGRHVQWTDIFLHYHTFASTIHDRVYLLSGQHRWFDVKTEGTEIVESLLDRKCGFILMGSHLGSFEVLRAKGLLERHLPIHVVMHEGAASNLNSVLHGLCAGIRDRIIQPGRPDTMLKVKECLDKGEVVGILADRVLSGEKTVNCSFLGASTVFPEGPFLLAGMLQVPVVLFFGFYEGGRQYRIRFEPFAEAIHWDRARRAEASVEWVRQYAKRLEYYCLRYPYNWFNFYELSDRTTDSDMPARP encoded by the coding sequence GTGAGCGAAGAATGGTTGGGCCGGCCGGAACGCGGAAGCTTGGTTCTCTTGCGGCTCTTGACCTGGTTCAGTCTCCGCATCGGGCGGCCCTTGTCGCGTCTGCTCCTGTACCCCATTTGTCTCTACTTCGTCGTGTTCTCACGAGGCACCAGCCTGATTTCCCGCCGCTATTTGGAGCGGGTGCTCGGGAGACATGTCCAATGGACGGATATCTTTTTGCACTATCACACCTTTGCCTCGACGATTCACGACCGCGTCTATCTTCTGTCGGGGCAGCATCGGTGGTTTGATGTGAAAACGGAGGGGACCGAGATCGTCGAATCGTTGCTCGATCGCAAGTGCGGATTCATTTTGATGGGGTCTCATCTCGGCAGTTTTGAGGTGTTGCGGGCAAAAGGATTGTTGGAAAGGCACTTGCCGATTCACGTCGTGATGCACGAAGGCGCCGCCTCGAACCTCAACAGCGTGCTCCACGGACTCTGCGCCGGTATCAGAGACCGGATTATCCAGCCCGGCAGACCCGATACCATGCTGAAAGTGAAAGAGTGCCTGGACAAGGGAGAGGTAGTCGGCATTCTGGCGGATCGCGTATTGAGCGGGGAGAAGACCGTCAACTGTTCCTTCCTCGGTGCGTCGACGGTGTTTCCCGAGGGGCCCTTTCTCCTGGCGGGGATGCTCCAAGTGCCGGTCGTGCTGTTCTTCGGGTTCTATGAGGGTGGGCGGCAGTATCGGATCCGGTTTGAACCTTTTGCCGAGGCAATCCATTGGGATCGCGCCCGCCGGGCCGAAGCGTCGGTCGAATGGGTCAGACAATATGCGAAACGGCTGGAATACTATTGCCTTCGTTATCCCTACAATTGGTTCAATTTCTATGAACTCTCGGATCGAACAACGGATTCGGATATGCCTGCTCGTCCTTAG
- a CDS encoding formylglycine-generating enzyme family protein, which produces MRSHTVLQVGLGVALAAGSLSMASAGDQPSRDKDMVPIPKGEFTMGSNEHSDETKHQVVLDAYLIDKYEVSNARYKEFMSATGHPAPAYWDDPRLSKPNQPVVGVSWTDANAFCKWEGRRLPTEAEWERAAKGPEGDNHYPWGHKLDPQKANYGQNVGRTMPVDSYPEGVSGFGVYNMAGNVFEWVEDWYDPKHYKESIALNPKGAEKGYNFANQGPVKVLRGGSWLAPETSLHTSHRFWNQPDNNSYGVGLGFRCAKAAPAISDEAVQAGRDAFIAALVAMGAEKHAEAMTSIERALAADPGHKEYLATRDLIKRSMTKK; this is translated from the coding sequence ATGCGGAGTCACACCGTTCTTCAGGTTGGATTAGGAGTTGCCTTAGCGGCCGGGTCTCTGTCCATGGCGTCGGCAGGAGACCAACCGAGCCGTGACAAGGATATGGTCCCCATCCCGAAGGGGGAGTTCACCATGGGGAGCAACGAACATTCAGACGAAACAAAGCACCAAGTTGTGCTCGATGCATACCTGATCGACAAGTACGAAGTCTCGAATGCTCGATACAAGGAGTTCATGAGTGCGACCGGTCATCCGGCACCCGCCTATTGGGACGATCCTCGACTCAGCAAACCCAATCAGCCTGTCGTGGGAGTGAGCTGGACCGATGCCAATGCATTCTGCAAATGGGAAGGCAGGCGGCTTCCGACAGAAGCGGAATGGGAGCGAGCGGCCAAAGGCCCGGAGGGCGACAATCATTACCCCTGGGGGCACAAACTGGATCCCCAAAAGGCCAACTATGGACAGAATGTCGGGCGCACAATGCCGGTGGACTCCTATCCGGAAGGGGTGAGCGGATTCGGCGTCTATAACATGGCGGGGAACGTCTTCGAATGGGTCGAAGATTGGTACGACCCAAAGCACTACAAGGAGAGCATCGCGCTGAACCCCAAAGGGGCTGAGAAGGGCTACAACTTTGCCAATCAGGGGCCTGTGAAAGTGCTGCGCGGCGGTTCCTGGCTGGCGCCGGAGACTTCGCTCCACACGAGCCATCGGTTCTGGAATCAGCCGGACAACAACTCCTACGGCGTCGGACTCGGGTTCCGTTGCGCGAAGGCTGCCCCGGCGATCTCGGACGAAGCCGTGCAAGCGGGGCGCGATGCGTTCATTGCGGCCCTCGTGGCGATGGGTGCTGAAAAGCATGCAGAGGCCATGACCTCCATTGAACGGGCGCTCGCCGCCGACCCAGGCCACAAGGAATACCTGGCGACCCGTGATCTGATCAAAAGGAGCATGACGAAGAAATAA
- a CDS encoding DUF4149 domain-containing protein, which produces MVPLMEYLSMLAVAVLVGKVILLSFVVAPVLAKNLEAEAFGKVVRQLFPAYYALGIGAAGAGLVLVIMRGIAGETDALHHLAAGLWLAVIAAETYCRAPLTPQSNALRDRLKAQESRGAVDPVLQQTWNRLHRRSVYLNSLVLLLGLGLLGLASR; this is translated from the coding sequence ATGGTACCGTTGATGGAATATCTGTCGATGTTGGCAGTGGCTGTTCTGGTCGGCAAGGTTATCCTTCTGTCCTTCGTGGTGGCTCCCGTCCTTGCGAAGAATCTTGAAGCTGAGGCATTCGGCAAGGTAGTCCGTCAGCTGTTTCCCGCTTACTATGCGTTGGGAATTGGAGCGGCTGGTGCCGGTCTCGTGTTGGTCATCATGCGGGGAATCGCAGGAGAGACAGACGCGCTGCATCATCTGGCCGCCGGGCTGTGGCTCGCAGTAATTGCCGCCGAAACCTATTGCCGCGCTCCGCTTACCCCTCAGAGCAATGCCCTGAGGGATCGCTTGAAGGCGCAGGAGTCACGAGGGGCGGTGGATCCCGTCCTCCAGCAGACGTGGAATCGACTGCATCGACGGTCGGTCTATCTGAACTCGCTCGTGCTGCTCCTGGGGCTCGGTTTACTCGGATTGGCAAGTCGATGA
- a CDS encoding TIGR01777 family oxidoreductase: MRIVLNGGTGFIGQALCLSLVQDGHHVTVLTRNARSAAQLLGPLVTAVEWTGRDAGSWEHSLEGADAVINLAGAPIADARWTDARKTLLKDSRVLTTRLLVEAMSRRSSKPGTLISASGIGYYGASDDRVLNESAPRGRGFLADLCLAWEGEALRAMAFETRVVLLRTGMVLEQNGGALPKMLLPFRLFMGGPIKPGTQWISWIHRRDHIGMIQWALATPGLSGPLNAVAPGAVTVAQFCNLLGRVLRRPSWLPVPGLMLKILLGELGTLMTTGQRIYPAKALSDGYVFQYPTLEPALQAIFTKDQGSH, encoded by the coding sequence ATGCGCATTGTCCTGAATGGAGGAACGGGGTTCATTGGTCAGGCCTTGTGCCTCTCGTTGGTACAGGATGGCCACCATGTCACCGTCCTCACGAGAAATGCCCGATCGGCAGCACAACTGCTCGGACCCCTTGTGACGGCAGTTGAGTGGACCGGACGAGACGCGGGATCCTGGGAACACAGTCTTGAGGGGGCCGATGCCGTCATTAACCTCGCTGGCGCGCCGATCGCCGATGCCCGCTGGACGGACGCCAGGAAGACACTCTTGAAGGACAGTCGCGTGCTCACGACCCGTCTCTTGGTCGAGGCCATGTCCCGCCGGTCGTCGAAGCCCGGGACCCTGATCAGCGCCTCCGGCATCGGCTATTACGGCGCCAGTGACGATCGAGTGCTGAATGAGAGTGCGCCACGCGGTCGTGGGTTCCTAGCCGACCTATGCCTCGCATGGGAGGGAGAGGCGCTCCGGGCCATGGCATTCGAGACACGGGTCGTTCTCTTGAGGACGGGGATGGTGCTTGAGCAGAACGGCGGCGCGCTGCCGAAGATGCTCCTGCCGTTCAGATTATTCATGGGCGGTCCGATCAAGCCCGGCACGCAGTGGATTTCCTGGATCCACCGGCGTGACCACATTGGAATGATTCAGTGGGCGCTCGCCACGCCAGGCTTGTCCGGTCCCCTCAATGCCGTGGCGCCGGGGGCCGTGACGGTGGCCCAGTTCTGCAACCTTCTCGGGCGTGTGCTCCGTCGGCCGTCCTGGCTCCCCGTGCCGGGCCTGATGCTGAAGATCCTGCTGGGAGAGCTGGGAACGCTCATGACAACCGGACAACGAATCTATCCGGCGAAGGCGCTGTCGGACGGCTATGTCTTTCAGTACCCCACACTGGAGCCGGCCCTGCAGGCGATCTTCACCAAGGATCAAGGAAGTCACTGA
- a CDS encoding cryptochrome/photolyase family protein, whose translation MRGIVWLRRDLRLSDQPALTAACEACSEVIPLFVFDDPLLRSKTFGSVCVNFMLGCLEDLAASLAARGLPLQWRRGEPVEEVVTAAREWKVDVVYWNRDYEPAALLRDRAVQLQLAEQGVEVRTFKDHVVFEADEVCGITGEPMQRYSAYRARWWTKWQAVKPTLLPIPRGLCVEKAVPLPAPRPIPAARELGYEPLTPWIRAGEQHARKRLAWFVAEPIHAYVNSRNLPALDGSSKLSPHFRFGTLSPRTAIHMALASLATGGRVSRPDVLTWIDELVWREFFQQVLSAFPRVAGGPFRAIAVPPARESGPERDRFFQAWCDGQTGYPIVDAGMRQLNETGWMHNRVRMVVASFLIKDLRLDWQCGERYFMQRLVDADVAANNGNWQWCASTGTDAMRGYRIFNPALQSKKFDPDGAYIREYVRELDGAASKWIHEPHLMSPDEQVHARCRIGRDYPSPIIDHQQARREYLDLAKQQVKR comes from the coding sequence ATGCGAGGCATCGTGTGGCTCAGACGGGATCTCAGACTGTCGGATCAGCCGGCCCTGACGGCCGCCTGCGAAGCCTGCAGCGAGGTAATCCCACTCTTTGTCTTCGACGACCCTTTGCTGCGGTCGAAGACCTTCGGATCCGTCTGCGTGAATTTCATGCTCGGCTGCCTGGAGGATCTGGCTGCGTCATTGGCCGCTCGAGGCCTCCCGCTCCAGTGGCGTCGCGGCGAGCCCGTGGAAGAAGTGGTGACTGCCGCGCGTGAATGGAAGGTCGACGTGGTCTATTGGAATCGGGATTATGAACCGGCCGCGCTCCTGCGTGACCGGGCGGTTCAGCTCCAGCTTGCCGAACAGGGAGTAGAAGTCCGCACGTTCAAGGACCACGTTGTCTTCGAGGCAGACGAGGTTTGCGGCATCACCGGCGAGCCGATGCAACGATACAGTGCCTATCGGGCGCGCTGGTGGACCAAGTGGCAGGCGGTGAAGCCGACGCTCCTCCCGATTCCGAGAGGGTTATGCGTGGAGAAAGCGGTACCACTCCCTGCTCCCCGTCCGATCCCGGCAGCCCGTGAGCTGGGATATGAACCGCTGACGCCCTGGATCAGGGCCGGTGAACAACACGCTCGAAAGAGGCTGGCCTGGTTTGTTGCGGAGCCGATTCACGCCTACGTGAACAGCCGGAATCTTCCAGCCCTCGACGGCAGTTCGAAACTCTCACCGCATTTCCGCTTTGGAACATTGTCGCCTCGCACCGCCATCCATATGGCGTTGGCCAGTCTCGCAACAGGCGGTCGCGTCTCCCGTCCCGATGTGCTCACCTGGATTGATGAACTGGTTTGGCGCGAATTCTTTCAGCAAGTGCTGTCGGCCTTCCCGCGCGTCGCGGGCGGCCCTTTCCGGGCCATTGCTGTGCCGCCGGCACGTGAATCGGGCCCGGAACGAGACAGGTTCTTTCAGGCCTGGTGCGACGGGCAGACCGGTTATCCCATCGTGGATGCCGGCATGCGGCAACTCAATGAGACGGGCTGGATGCACAATCGCGTGCGCATGGTCGTCGCATCGTTTCTGATCAAGGATTTGCGACTGGACTGGCAGTGCGGCGAACGCTATTTCATGCAGCGGCTGGTTGACGCCGACGTTGCGGCGAACAACGGCAATTGGCAGTGGTGTGCGTCGACGGGGACGGACGCCATGCGCGGGTACCGGATTTTCAATCCCGCTCTGCAGAGCAAGAAATTCGATCCGGACGGTGCCTACATTCGGGAATATGTGCGGGAGCTGGACGGAGCAGCTTCGAAGTGGATCCACGAGCCGCATCTCATGAGTCCTGATGAGCAGGTTCACGCCCGATGCAGAATCGGGCGCGATTACCCTTCGCCGATCATCGATCATCAACAAGCGCGCAGGGAGTACTTGGATCTGGCCAAACAGCAGGTGAAGCGATGA